The proteins below come from a single Miscanthus floridulus cultivar M001 chromosome 1, ASM1932011v1, whole genome shotgun sequence genomic window:
- the LOC136468630 gene encoding mitotic checkpoint protein BUB3.3, whose translation MARRSQAGDATAGAASRVRFAPTSNNLLVSSWDSGLRLYDADEGTLRVNAESEAALLDCCFEDESSAFACGSDGTVRRYDFHSGSQDTVGHHEDVLACIEFSLMTGQVMTGSLDKKLMLWDLKTRNVSPSGTIILDSDVASLSICGMYILAAVARNVYFYDMRNLTTPVNEKDCPLEYPIRCLHASPEWNAYVAGSVDGAVALKYLDRGTDRDLGYAFRCHPKSRNGRSNLVPVNCIAVHPCKKTFVTGDDEGCTIAWDAHSKKKLIELPTYLGSVASMAYNHNGQLLAVASNYFLEVDKEVSDHHQIFIETEDFKGKSRVG comes from the exons atggcgaggcggagccaggcGGGCGACGCAACTGCAGGCGCAGCATCCCGGGTTCGGTTCGCGCCCACCTCCAACAACCTGCTCGTCTCCTCATGGGATTCG GGGCTGCGGCTGTACGATGCCGACGAGGGCACGCTCCGGGTCAACGCGGAGTCGGAGGCGGCACTCCTCGACTGCTGCTTCGAGGATGAGTCTTCAGCGTTTGCTTGCGGCTCCGATGGAACTGTGAGAAG GTACGACTTCCACTCAGGTTCGCAGGATACAGTGGGGCACCATGAAGATGTGCTTGCCTGCATTGAGTTCTCTTTGATGACTG GTCAGGTTATGACCGGCAGCCTGGACAAGAAGCTAATGCTTTGGGATTTAAAAACAAGAAATGTAAGCCCGAGTGGGACTATAATCTTAGATTCAGATGTGGCATCACTTTCGATATGTGGCATGTATATATTAGCTGCAGTTGCGAGAAATGTTTATTTTTATGACATGAGGAATCTAACAACACCAGTAAATGAAAAAGACTGTCCTCTGGAATATCCAATTCGATGCCTTCATGCTTCTCCAGAATGGAATG CTTATGTTGCTGGCTCTGTGGATGGAGCTGTGGCATTGAAGTATCTTGATCGTGGAACCGATAGAGATTTGGG ATATGCATTTCGTTGTCATCCAAAATCCAGAAATGGAAGATCGAATCTGGTCCCTGTAAATTGCATCGCAGTTCATCCCTG CAAGAAAACCTTTGTTACTGGAGATGATGAAGGATGCACTATTGCCTGGGATGCTCATTCGAAAAAGAAGCTGATTGAG CTTCCAACCTATTTGGGCAGTGTGGCGTCAATGGCATACAACCATAATGGCCAACTTCTGGCGGTTGCCTCAAACTATTTTTTAGAAGTGGATAAAGA GGTGAGCGACCACCACCAGATATTCATTGAAACTGAGGACTTCAAAGGCAAGTCCCGTGTGGGATAG